A stretch of Carya illinoinensis cultivar Pawnee chromosome 14, C.illinoinensisPawnee_v1, whole genome shotgun sequence DNA encodes these proteins:
- the LOC122293639 gene encoding uncharacterized protein LOC122293639 has product MQEVEKMVHPKAKESTNKDGLTPRQLFTKNHENLMERGEKWMKDTATSCTVVAAFIVTIIFAAAFTIPGRDNDKNGLPISTKDNRVEFFMICDGISLGFSTVSVLMFLGILTSRYSEDDFLEKLPRQMIIGLICLFCAITTMLAVFLIDILIELHKQSRTVYAFSCLAFTIATLFIQLMFGLLVGMIRSTYGRGIFDRN; this is encoded by the coding sequence ATGCAGGAGGTAGAGAAAATGGTCCATCCCAAGGCTAAGGAAAGTACCAACAAAGATGGTTTAACTCCCCGACAATTGTTCACAAAGAACCATGAGAACTTGATGGAAAGGGGAGAGAAATGGATGAAGGATACAGCAACTTCATGCACTGTGGTGGCTGCTTTCATTGTTACCATTATATTTGCAGCTGCCTTTACCATTCCAGGTCGTGACAACGATAAAAACGGCTTGCCAATTTCCACAAAAGACAATAGGGTTGAGTTCTTTATGATATGTGATGGCATATCCCTTGGTTTTTCCACAGTTTCAGTCTTGATGTTTTTGGGAATCCTCACATCACGCTATTCAGAAGATGATTTTCTTGAGAAATTGCCGAGGCAGATGATAATAGGCCTCATCTGCCTCTTCTGCGCTATTACGACCATGCTGGCAGTCTTTTTAATTGACATTTTAATCGAGCTACATAAGCAATCAAGGACTGTATACGCTTTCAGTTGTTTGGCCTTCACTATAGCCACCCTCTTCATTCAGCTGATGTTTGGCCTTCTTGTAGGCATGATCAGGTCAACCTACGGGCGAGGAATCTTTGATAGGAATTGA